From Cellulomonas oligotrophica, a single genomic window includes:
- a CDS encoding cation-translocating P-type ATPase produces the protein MAPSPADRTASQTLTADPAPDDPRPYARTPDEVLAALGSTPDGLGTDDAARRLDEAGPNRLPTAARTPALLRFLGHFDDVLIYILLAAAVLKAFLGDWVDFTVILVVAVANAVVGFVQEGQAERALDGIRTMLSLEATVRRDGRWGDVDAATLVPGDVVRVRGGDKVPADVRLLEATHLQVDESALTGESVPAVKDVAAVGEDAGVGDRSSMLFSGTIVSAGTGLGVVTSTGAGTEIGRIQALIAEVDHLDTPLKRQLGRLGTLLSRGILLMAAAMLVIGRVVHDFDTPDLISAAIGFAVAAVPEGLPALVTITLALGVQQMARRHAITRKLPAVEALGSVTTICSDKTGTLTKNEMTARTVVTAGGTYGVEGLGYDPQGRVTPEGADAPADLAAHGDLHALLLAAALCNDAQVVTDEDGRWRVVGQPTEGALRTLARKAAVDLTGTARLATVPFDSAHKFSATLDTLADGTRQVHVVGAPDRLLDRSTAQRGPDGAPVPLDQEHWERAVDELGARGLRVLAAARRPAAAGDDALEIDDVDTGLVFLGLVGIVDPPRPEAVAAIAECHRAGIAVKMITGDHAGTAVAIARELGIVPAGEQVQALTGPELEAMSQEDLRRCVREVDVYARTSPEHKIRIVRALQSHREVVAMTGDGVNDAPALTRADIGIAMGIKGTEATKEAAEIVLADDNFATIERAVEEGRRIYDNIRKSVVFLLPTNGAQSLVILVAVLLGLTLPLSPVQILWVNLVTAVTLSLALAYEPAEPGIMDRPPRSPREPVLSRRALALVVWASLLIGGTTLAVYLVEKDLGASDGVAQTSAVTMLVLGQIAFLFSCRFLHRSSLTPRVLVGNRVVWVAVGSLLVLQLVFTYAPFMNDWFESAPIGLRDWGLTAAVAVGVLLLVEAGKAVTRRIPA, from the coding sequence ATGGCACCGAGCCCGGCCGACCGCACGGCGTCGCAGACGCTGACGGCGGACCCCGCACCCGACGACCCGCGCCCGTACGCCCGCACGCCCGACGAGGTGCTCGCCGCCCTGGGGTCGACGCCCGACGGGCTGGGCACGGACGACGCGGCGCGGCGTCTGGACGAGGCGGGCCCGAACCGCCTGCCGACCGCCGCGCGCACCCCGGCGCTGCTGCGCTTCCTCGGGCACTTCGACGACGTGCTCATCTACATCCTGCTCGCCGCGGCCGTGCTCAAGGCCTTCCTCGGCGACTGGGTCGACTTCACCGTGATCCTCGTCGTCGCGGTCGCGAACGCGGTGGTCGGGTTCGTGCAGGAGGGGCAGGCCGAGCGCGCGCTCGACGGCATCCGCACCATGCTCTCGCTCGAGGCCACCGTGCGCCGCGACGGGCGGTGGGGCGACGTCGACGCCGCCACGCTCGTGCCCGGCGACGTGGTGCGCGTGCGCGGCGGCGACAAGGTGCCGGCGGACGTGCGGCTGCTCGAGGCCACCCACCTGCAGGTCGACGAGTCCGCGCTCACCGGGGAGTCCGTGCCCGCGGTCAAGGACGTCGCCGCGGTCGGCGAGGACGCGGGCGTCGGCGACCGGTCGAGCATGCTCTTCTCGGGCACGATCGTGTCCGCCGGGACCGGGCTGGGTGTCGTGACGTCCACCGGCGCCGGCACCGAGATCGGCCGCATCCAGGCCCTCATCGCCGAGGTCGACCACCTCGACACGCCCCTCAAGCGCCAGCTCGGCCGCCTGGGGACCCTCCTCTCGCGCGGGATCCTGCTGATGGCGGCCGCGATGCTCGTCATCGGGCGGGTCGTGCACGACTTCGACACCCCCGACCTCATCTCCGCCGCGATCGGGTTCGCGGTCGCCGCGGTGCCCGAGGGCCTGCCCGCGCTCGTCACCATCACCCTCGCGCTGGGCGTGCAGCAGATGGCCCGCCGGCACGCGATCACCCGCAAGCTGCCCGCGGTCGAGGCCCTGGGATCGGTGACGACGATCTGCTCGGACAAGACCGGCACGCTCACCAAGAACGAGATGACCGCGCGGACCGTCGTCACCGCCGGCGGCACGTACGGCGTCGAGGGGCTCGGCTACGACCCGCAGGGCCGGGTCACGCCGGAGGGCGCCGACGCACCGGCCGACCTCGCCGCGCACGGCGACCTGCACGCCCTCCTCCTCGCCGCCGCGCTGTGCAACGACGCCCAGGTCGTCACGGACGAGGACGGGCGCTGGCGGGTCGTGGGCCAGCCGACCGAGGGCGCCCTGCGGACCCTGGCCCGCAAGGCGGCGGTCGACCTCACCGGCACCGCCCGCCTCGCCACCGTGCCGTTCGACTCCGCGCACAAGTTCTCCGCCACGCTCGACACGCTGGCCGACGGCACGCGCCAGGTGCACGTGGTCGGGGCGCCCGACCGCCTGCTCGACCGCTCGACCGCGCAGCGCGGACCCGACGGCGCACCCGTGCCGCTCGACCAGGAGCACTGGGAGCGGGCCGTCGACGAGCTCGGCGCACGCGGCCTGCGGGTGCTCGCGGCGGCACGCCGTCCGGCCGCCGCGGGCGACGACGCCCTCGAGATCGACGACGTCGACACCGGCCTGGTGTTCCTCGGCCTGGTCGGCATCGTCGACCCGCCCCGCCCCGAGGCGGTGGCCGCGATCGCCGAGTGCCACCGCGCCGGCATCGCCGTGAAGATGATCACCGGCGACCACGCGGGCACCGCCGTCGCGATCGCCCGCGAGCTGGGCATCGTCCCGGCCGGCGAGCAGGTCCAGGCCCTGACGGGCCCCGAGCTGGAGGCCATGAGCCAGGAGGACCTGCGCCGGTGCGTGCGCGAGGTCGACGTGTACGCGCGCACCAGCCCCGAGCACAAGATCCGGATCGTGCGGGCCCTGCAGTCGCACCGCGAGGTCGTCGCCATGACCGGCGACGGCGTGAACGACGCCCCCGCGCTGACCCGCGCGGACATCGGCATCGCCATGGGCATCAAGGGCACCGAGGCCACCAAGGAGGCCGCCGAGATCGTCCTCGCGGACGACAACTTCGCCACCATCGAGCGGGCCGTGGAGGAGGGACGGCGGATCTACGACAACATCCGCAAGTCCGTCGTCTTCCTGCTGCCGACCAACGGCGCGCAGTCCCTCGTCATCCTCGTCGCCGTGCTGCTGGGCCTGACGCTGCCGCTGTCGCCCGTGCAGATCCTCTGGGTCAACCTCGTCACCGCCGTGACGCTGTCCCTCGCCCTGGCGTACGAGCCCGCCGAGCCCGGCATCATGGACCGCCCGCCGCGCTCCCCGCGCGAGCCGGTGCTGTCGCGCCGGGCGCTGGCGCTCGTGGTGTGGGCGTCGCTGCTGATCGGCGGGACCACGCTCGCCGTGTACCTCGTGGAGAAGGACCTGGGCGCGTCCGACGGTGTGGCGCAGACCAGCGCCGTGACCATGCTCGTGCTCGGGCAGATCGCGTTCCTGTTCTCGTGCCGGTTCCTGCACCGCTCGAGCCTGACGCCGCGGGTGCTGGTCGGGAACCGGGTCGTGTGGGTGGCGGTCGGGTCGCTCCTCGTGCTGCAGCTCGTGTTCACCTACGCGCCGTTCATGAACGACTGGTTCGAGTCCGCGCCCATCGGCCTGCGCGACTGGGGCCTGACGGCGGCCGTGGCCGTCGGGGTGCTGCTGCTCGTCGAGGCGGGCAAGGCCGTCACGCGTCGCATCCCGGCCTGA
- a CDS encoding phosphodiester glycosidase family protein, with protein MDPRTPAPPPPGPAAGTPPRRLGRTRRARGRVAAVTALAVALPAGGATWWALDRFVVEHVEIADVQAYEAAQTGTTTTDAAASAEGTSVTVSTVTTGSGDATVTYYVADVVLGDATALRSAFAQNEFGTNITETTSQMAEANDALLAINGDYYGFRETGIVIRNGVVYRDQGAREGLVLYRDGTMEVYDETTTTADELVAAGAWQTVSFGPALVDDGQVLDGIEDVEVDTNVGNHSIQGDQPRTAIGIVGTNHLVMVVVDGRSPGYSAGVGMTELAQIMLDLGATTAYNLDGGGSSTMWYDGELVNDPLGRGEERGTSDILYVTG; from the coding sequence ATGGACCCCCGCACCCCCGCCCCGCCCCCGCCCGGCCCGGCTGCCGGCACCCCGCCCCGACGCCTCGGACGCACCCGGCGCGCCCGCGGCCGCGTCGCCGCCGTCACCGCCCTGGCCGTCGCGCTGCCGGCCGGCGGCGCCACGTGGTGGGCCCTGGACCGGTTCGTCGTCGAGCACGTCGAGATCGCCGACGTCCAGGCCTACGAGGCCGCGCAGACCGGCACCACCACGACCGACGCCGCGGCGTCCGCCGAGGGCACGAGCGTCACCGTCTCGACCGTGACCACCGGCAGCGGCGACGCGACCGTCACCTACTACGTCGCCGACGTCGTCCTCGGCGACGCCACCGCCCTGCGGTCGGCGTTCGCGCAGAACGAGTTCGGCACGAACATCACCGAGACGACGTCGCAGATGGCCGAGGCCAACGACGCCCTGCTGGCGATCAACGGCGACTACTACGGGTTCCGCGAGACCGGCATCGTCATCCGCAACGGCGTCGTCTACCGCGACCAGGGCGCCCGCGAGGGCCTCGTGCTGTACCGCGACGGCACCATGGAGGTCTACGACGAGACCACGACGACCGCGGACGAGCTCGTCGCCGCCGGCGCGTGGCAGACCGTCTCGTTCGGGCCCGCGCTCGTCGACGACGGCCAGGTGCTCGACGGCATCGAGGACGTCGAGGTCGACACCAACGTGGGCAACCACTCCATCCAGGGCGACCAGCCGCGCACCGCCATCGGCATCGTCGGCACCAACCACCTCGTCATGGTCGTCGTCGACGGCCGCTCGCCGGGATACAGCGCGGGCGTCGGCATGACGGAGCTCGCGCAGATCATGCTCGACCTCGGCGCCACGACCGCGTACAACCTCGACGGCGGCGGGTCCTCGACGATGTGGTACGACGGCGAGCTCGTCAACGACCCCCTGGGCCGGGGCGAGGAGCGCGGCACCTCCGACATCCTGTACGTCACGGGCTGA
- a CDS encoding CNNM domain-containing protein, whose translation MSNPWVVLVATVVIIALSAFFVAVEFAMLAARKHRLEDAAASSRSARAALRSSSELTLLLAGSQLGITAATLALGAITKPAVHHWLTPVFETWGWPLWVADVAGFVLALVIVTFLHLVVGEMAPKSWAIAHPETSATMLALPMRAFMWATRPALRALNEAANWCLRRVGVEPVDEMAVGSDPASLRHLVEHSANVGALDAGFGRQLSQALDLQRLTVGELVDPAASPVGVPAAATAADVQRASLGSGHLRILVQDAGRFTGTVHVRDTLTADPATPVAGLVRGVPTLAASTPVAQAFATMRDGRHHLAVVEGAPGADGPRVVTLADVLQRLLPRTTTPA comes from the coding sequence ATGAGCAACCCGTGGGTCGTGCTGGTCGCGACCGTCGTCATCATCGCCCTGTCCGCGTTCTTCGTCGCCGTCGAGTTCGCGATGCTCGCGGCACGCAAGCACCGCCTGGAGGACGCCGCGGCGTCCAGCCGCTCCGCGCGCGCCGCGCTGCGCAGCTCCTCGGAGCTGACGCTGCTGCTCGCGGGCAGCCAGCTCGGCATCACCGCCGCCACCCTGGCGCTCGGCGCGATCACCAAGCCGGCCGTGCACCACTGGCTCACGCCCGTGTTCGAGACCTGGGGGTGGCCGCTGTGGGTCGCGGACGTCGCCGGGTTCGTGCTGGCGCTGGTCATCGTGACGTTCCTGCACCTCGTCGTGGGCGAGATGGCGCCCAAGTCCTGGGCGATCGCGCACCCCGAGACGTCGGCGACGATGCTCGCGCTGCCCATGCGGGCGTTCATGTGGGCGACGCGGCCGGCGCTGCGCGCCCTCAACGAGGCCGCGAACTGGTGCCTGCGCCGGGTCGGTGTCGAGCCCGTCGACGAGATGGCCGTCGGGTCGGACCCCGCCTCGCTGCGCCACCTCGTCGAGCACTCCGCGAACGTGGGCGCCCTGGACGCGGGCTTCGGCCGGCAGCTCTCGCAGGCGCTGGACCTGCAGCGGCTCACCGTCGGGGAGCTCGTCGACCCCGCCGCCTCGCCGGTGGGCGTGCCCGCGGCCGCGACCGCGGCGGACGTGCAGCGGGCCTCGCTGGGCAGCGGGCACCTGCGGATCCTCGTGCAGGACGCGGGCCGGTTCACCGGCACCGTGCACGTGCGCGACACGCTCACGGCCGACCCGGCGACCCCGGTGGCGGGCCTGGTGCGGGGCGTGCCGACCCTCGCGGCGTCGACGCCGGTGGCGCAGGCGTTCGCGACCATGCGCGACGGCCGGCACCACCTGGCCGTCGTGGAGGGCGCACCCGGGGCCGACGGCCCGCGCGTGGTCACGCTCGCGGACGTCCTCCAGCGCCTCCTCCCCCGCACCACCACCCCCGCCTGA
- a CDS encoding DUF4349 domain-containing protein, translating to MTRTTRTARPPAPEAAARLAAHAPGEAPGARRARGRRRALAGAAAAALVALLAACSSGDDGAGGSSVEMARQDVAEEMDAVAADEGGDTSSSGEDERQVVQTGDVYVAVADPHEAVRQVVALVERVEGRVDDRYERAGTEDDPGSARLTIRVPAGTVDEVTAELDQIGVVEELTISREDVTAAAEDLDARISATEVSVARMEDLLSRARTNADVIAAEEALTQRQSNLEQLRSERARVADRVALSTLHVELYPPAGTPVAQAGPRTFLDGLGSGWAGLVEAARATLVVVGVLLPWAAVVALVVVPVVLVRRSRRRRAAAAAPTAAAPVGDPA from the coding sequence ATGACGAGGACCACGCGCACCGCCCGCCCGCCCGCCCCCGAGGCCGCTGCGCGCCTCGCCGCCCACGCCCCGGGGGAGGCGCCCGGGGCACGCCGCGCCCGCGGGCGACGGCGCGCGCTGGCCGGCGCCGCCGCGGCGGCGCTCGTGGCCCTGCTCGCCGCGTGCAGCAGCGGGGACGACGGGGCCGGCGGGTCGTCCGTGGAGATGGCCCGGCAGGACGTCGCCGAGGAGATGGACGCCGTGGCGGCGGACGAGGGCGGCGACACGTCGTCGAGCGGCGAGGACGAGCGGCAGGTCGTGCAGACCGGGGACGTCTACGTGGCCGTGGCGGACCCGCACGAGGCCGTGCGGCAGGTCGTCGCGCTGGTCGAGCGCGTCGAGGGCCGCGTCGACGACCGGTACGAGCGGGCGGGCACCGAGGACGACCCCGGGAGCGCGCGCCTGACGATCCGGGTGCCGGCCGGCACGGTCGACGAGGTCACCGCCGAGCTGGACCAGATCGGCGTGGTGGAGGAGCTGACGATCAGCCGCGAGGACGTCACGGCGGCCGCCGAGGACCTCGACGCGCGCATCTCGGCCACGGAGGTGTCGGTGGCGCGGATGGAGGACCTGCTGTCCCGGGCGCGCACGAACGCCGACGTGATCGCCGCCGAGGAGGCCCTGACGCAGCGGCAGTCGAACCTCGAGCAGCTGCGCTCGGAGCGGGCCCGCGTGGCCGACCGGGTGGCGCTGTCGACGCTGCACGTGGAGCTGTACCCGCCGGCGGGCACGCCCGTCGCGCAGGCCGGGCCGCGCACGTTCCTCGACGGGCTGGGGTCGGGCTGGGCCGGGCTCGTGGAGGCCGCCCGCGCGACGCTCGTGGTCGTCGGGGTCCTCCTGCCCTGGGCCGCGGTCGTCGCCCTCGTCGTCGTCCCGGTGGTGCTCGTGCGGCGGTCCCGGCGCCGGCGCGCCGCGGCCGCCGCCCCGACCGCGGCGGCGCCGGTCGGCGACCCGGCCTGA
- a CDS encoding bifunctional glycosyltransferase family 2/GtrA family protein, producing the protein MIVLVPAYEPDARLVTLVHDLRAAAPDLPVVVVDDGSGPAYAPVLAAARAAGAEVTGYAGNRGKGHALRHGFAHARAAHPGHDVVTADCDGQHAVVDVLRVAARAAAEPGAVVLGSRLFVDEVPWRSTVGNVASRLLLRAVTGMRLVDTQTGLRAYPAGLLPWLAQVPGDRFEYELEVLLRAPGAGVPVVEVPIATIYLDGNASSHFRPVRDSVRVMAPLLRFAASSLAANAVDTVMLLVLQVLTGSLGVAVVGARAVSATVNHAVNRRHVFGRARVPWRVSLARYAALAVTLLGATWVLLAALTHAGVPLLVAKIGADVTLLCVSYGVQRAYVFAHPAPAGAVGAAAAADAVRETVGTGGARRSFPRRT; encoded by the coding sequence GTGATCGTCCTCGTCCCCGCCTACGAGCCCGACGCCCGGCTCGTGACCCTCGTGCATGACCTGCGGGCCGCCGCGCCCGACCTGCCCGTCGTCGTCGTCGACGACGGCAGCGGCCCGGCGTACGCCCCCGTCCTCGCCGCCGCCCGCGCCGCCGGGGCGGAGGTGACCGGGTACGCCGGCAACCGGGGCAAGGGCCACGCCCTGCGGCACGGGTTCGCGCACGCCCGCGCCGCGCACCCCGGGCACGACGTCGTCACCGCCGACTGCGACGGCCAGCACGCCGTCGTCGACGTCCTGCGCGTGGCCGCCCGCGCCGCCGCCGAGCCCGGCGCCGTCGTCCTCGGGTCCCGCCTCTTCGTCGACGAGGTGCCGTGGCGCTCGACGGTCGGGAACGTCGCCAGCCGGCTGCTGCTGCGCGCCGTCACCGGCATGCGGCTCGTCGACACCCAGACCGGGCTGCGCGCGTACCCCGCGGGCCTGCTGCCCTGGCTCGCGCAGGTGCCGGGCGACCGGTTCGAGTACGAGCTCGAGGTGCTGCTGCGCGCACCCGGCGCCGGGGTCCCGGTCGTCGAGGTGCCGATCGCCACGATCTACCTCGACGGCAACGCGTCGTCGCACTTCCGCCCCGTGCGCGACTCGGTGCGGGTCATGGCGCCGCTGCTGCGGTTCGCGGCGTCCTCGCTGGCCGCCAACGCCGTCGACACCGTGATGCTGCTCGTGCTGCAGGTGCTGACGGGGTCGCTCGGCGTGGCCGTGGTGGGGGCGCGCGCGGTGTCGGCGACCGTCAACCACGCGGTCAACCGGCGGCACGTGTTCGGGCGCGCCCGCGTACCGTGGCGCGTGTCGCTGGCCCGGTACGCGGCGCTCGCCGTGACGCTGCTGGGCGCGACGTGGGTGCTGCTGGCCGCCCTCACGCACGCCGGGGTGCCCCTGCTCGTGGCGAAGATCGGCGCCGACGTGACGCTCCTGTGCGTGAGCTACGGCGTGCAGCGGGCCTACGTGTTCGCGCACCCCGCCCCGGCCGGGGCTGTGGGTGCGGCCGCCGCCGCCGACGCCGTCCGTGAGACCGTGGGAACCGGTGGGGCGCGTCGCTCGTTCCCCCGCCGGACCTGA
- a CDS encoding DUF4914 family protein: MSVTVPESLLDVSLPPEVRAALEKCPRIIVPATRAELYELCLGPDGGPVFTVEYEVDGRMVPEATVTRCRNGLAVNYPEDYMRRRDPDCMRIADDLPTDKPRYRDVFGTGFDDTRQETLDWLATQELVVVPFKAGGPVHGYPSLAVVPVSSAFFALTLVDLQGWVTFDEVGPFTPRSILYCAPPFRHTHFEGRQVVVHNRSTTLHEVWAYNLYPGPSAKKGVFSVLLDIGEQEGWLTAHASSVRVTTPYENETVIMHEGASGGGKSEMCQEIRREDDGRILVGTNVVRDEPYHILLGETSALAPVTDDMTLCHPSIQKGTRKLVVADAEAGWFVRVDNMTSYGEDPAFERAVIDPDQPLVFLSIDGVADATALPWEHTLDSNGKRCPNPRVVIPRSSVKNVISEPKEVDVRTFGVRMPLCTRENPSYGIMGMMHVIPPSLAWVWRLIAPRGDKNPSIGESKEVKKALKHGGMVAEGVGSYWPFSTGTKVAAANLLLRQLVENDRTRYVLTPNQHIGAYKVGFSAEWLTREYLARRGGGRIMPEQLTPARCSLFGYRPKEIKLDGQQIRPTLLQPEYQSQVGLEAYDAGCAILTGFFKAELEQFLTDDLDPLGRRIIETVLADGTIDDYVALTPLYV, from the coding sequence GTGAGCGTCACCGTCCCCGAGAGCCTGCTCGACGTCTCGTTGCCCCCCGAGGTGCGCGCCGCGCTCGAGAAGTGCCCGCGCATCATCGTGCCCGCCACGCGGGCCGAGCTGTACGAGCTGTGCCTCGGCCCCGACGGCGGCCCCGTGTTCACCGTCGAGTACGAGGTCGACGGCCGCATGGTGCCGGAGGCGACCGTGACGCGCTGCCGCAACGGGCTCGCCGTGAACTACCCCGAGGACTACATGCGCCGGCGCGACCCGGACTGCATGCGGATCGCCGACGACCTGCCGACCGACAAGCCCCGCTACCGCGACGTGTTCGGCACCGGGTTCGACGACACGCGCCAGGAGACCCTGGACTGGCTGGCCACCCAGGAGCTCGTCGTCGTGCCGTTCAAGGCCGGCGGCCCCGTGCACGGCTACCCGTCGCTGGCGGTCGTGCCCGTGAGCTCGGCGTTCTTCGCGCTCACCCTCGTGGACCTGCAGGGCTGGGTGACGTTCGACGAGGTCGGACCATTCACCCCGCGGTCGATCCTGTACTGCGCCCCGCCGTTCCGGCACACGCACTTCGAGGGCCGCCAGGTCGTCGTGCACAACCGCTCCACGACCCTGCACGAGGTGTGGGCGTACAACCTGTACCCGGGACCCAGCGCCAAGAAGGGCGTGTTCTCGGTGCTGCTCGACATCGGCGAGCAGGAGGGCTGGCTCACGGCCCACGCCTCGAGCGTGCGCGTGACGACGCCGTACGAGAACGAGACCGTGATCATGCACGAGGGCGCCTCGGGCGGCGGCAAGTCCGAGATGTGCCAGGAGATCCGCCGCGAGGACGACGGGCGCATCCTCGTCGGCACCAACGTGGTCCGCGACGAGCCGTACCACATCCTCCTCGGCGAGACGTCGGCGCTGGCCCCCGTGACGGACGACATGACGCTGTGCCACCCGTCGATCCAGAAGGGCACCCGCAAGCTCGTCGTCGCCGACGCCGAGGCCGGCTGGTTCGTCCGCGTCGACAACATGACGAGCTACGGCGAGGACCCCGCGTTCGAGCGGGCGGTCATCGACCCCGACCAGCCGCTGGTGTTCCTCTCGATCGACGGCGTCGCCGACGCCACCGCCCTGCCGTGGGAGCACACGCTCGACTCCAACGGCAAGCGGTGCCCGAACCCCCGCGTGGTCATCCCCCGCAGCTCGGTGAAGAACGTCATCAGCGAGCCCAAGGAGGTCGACGTCCGCACGTTCGGCGTGCGGATGCCGCTGTGCACGCGGGAGAACCCGAGCTACGGGATCATGGGCATGATGCACGTCATCCCGCCGTCGCTGGCGTGGGTGTGGCGGCTCATCGCGCCGCGCGGGGACAAGAACCCCTCGATCGGCGAGAGCAAGGAGGTCAAGAAGGCCCTCAAGCACGGCGGCATGGTCGCCGAGGGCGTCGGCTCCTACTGGCCCTTCTCCACCGGCACCAAGGTCGCCGCGGCGAACCTGCTGCTCCGCCAGCTCGTCGAGAACGACCGCACCCGGTACGTGCTCACGCCCAACCAGCACATCGGCGCGTACAAGGTGGGCTTCTCCGCCGAGTGGCTCACCCGCGAGTATCTGGCGCGGCGCGGCGGCGGGCGCATCATGCCCGAGCAGCTCACGCCCGCGCGCTGCTCGCTGTTCGGGTACCGGCCCAAGGAGATCAAGCTCGACGGGCAGCAGATCCGCCCGACGCTGCTGCAGCCCGAGTACCAGTCGCAGGTGGGCCTCGAGGCCTACGATGCCGGCTGCGCGATCCTCACGGGGTTCTTCAAGGCCGAGCTCGAGCAGTTCCTCACCGACGACCTCGACCCGCTGGGCCGCCGGATCATCGAGACCGTCCTGGCCGACGGCACGATCGACGACTACGTGGCCCTCACACCGCTGTACGTGTGA
- a CDS encoding hemolysin family protein gives MWVLSLLLGVLVVLAITAVTGYFVAQEFGYMSVDRSRLAARADAGDDGARRALQVTRRTSFMLSGAQLGITVTGLLVGYVAEPLIGESIGEALGGLSVPTGVGVAVGTVLALLLSTFVQMLFGELFPKNLAIARPEPVAVGLARSTTAYLTVFGWLIHVFDSASNLLLKALRIEPVHDVEHSATARDLEHIVQDSRESGDLPREVAVLLDRILDFPGSDVEHAMVPRSRVGTVEPGTTLDELRTLMSTGHSRYPVLDDEAVTGVVHLADVLRCTDPAATAATLARPAVLVPTSMPLPDALQLISGGDNRLACVLDEYGGFAGALTLEDVAEELVGEIADEHDPMESELTARSDDGSWVVAGDVHVDEAERALGRDLPRDDYETVAGLTIHHRGALPLVGEVVDVPLPADPALLAVTDSPPQDVLRVEVLALARHVPSRLRLTVVPDPAHADPGTARTTPEDAR, from the coding sequence ATGTGGGTCCTCTCGCTCCTCCTGGGCGTGCTCGTCGTGCTGGCCATCACCGCCGTCACCGGGTACTTCGTGGCCCAGGAGTTCGGCTACATGTCCGTCGACCGCTCGCGCCTGGCCGCCCGTGCCGACGCCGGTGACGACGGCGCCCGCCGCGCCCTGCAGGTCACGCGCCGCACGTCGTTCATGCTCTCGGGCGCCCAGCTCGGCATCACCGTCACCGGCCTGCTCGTCGGCTACGTGGCCGAGCCGCTCATCGGCGAGTCCATCGGCGAGGCCCTCGGCGGGCTGTCCGTGCCCACGGGCGTCGGCGTCGCCGTCGGCACCGTCCTGGCCCTGCTGCTGTCCACGTTCGTGCAGATGCTCTTCGGCGAGCTGTTCCCCAAGAACCTCGCGATCGCCCGCCCGGAGCCCGTCGCCGTGGGCCTGGCCCGGTCGACGACCGCGTACCTGACGGTGTTCGGCTGGCTCATCCACGTGTTCGACTCCGCGTCGAACCTGCTGCTCAAGGCCCTGCGCATCGAGCCCGTCCACGACGTCGAGCACTCCGCGACGGCGCGCGACCTGGAGCACATCGTGCAGGACTCGCGCGAGAGCGGTGACCTGCCCCGGGAGGTCGCCGTGCTGCTGGACCGCATCCTCGACTTCCCCGGCAGCGACGTGGAGCACGCCATGGTGCCCCGCAGCCGGGTCGGCACCGTGGAGCCCGGCACCACCCTCGACGAGCTGCGCACCCTGATGAGCACCGGGCACTCGCGCTACCCGGTGCTCGACGACGAGGCCGTCACCGGCGTCGTCCACCTCGCCGACGTGCTGCGCTGCACCGACCCCGCCGCGACCGCCGCGACCCTCGCACGCCCCGCGGTGCTGGTGCCGACGTCGATGCCGCTGCCCGACGCGCTCCAGCTCATCAGCGGCGGCGACAATCGGCTGGCCTGCGTCCTCGACGAGTACGGCGGGTTCGCCGGTGCGCTCACCCTCGAGGACGTCGCCGAGGAGCTCGTCGGGGAGATCGCCGACGAGCACGACCCCATGGAGTCTGAGCTGACCGCACGGTCCGACGACGGCTCCTGGGTCGTGGCCGGCGACGTGCACGTCGACGAGGCCGAGCGCGCCCTCGGGCGCGACCTGCCCCGCGACGACTACGAGACCGTCGCCGGGCTGACCATCCACCACCGCGGTGCGCTGCCGCTGGTCGGCGAGGTCGTCGACGTGCCGCTGCCCGCGGACCCGGCGCTGCTGGCCGTCACCGACAGCCCACCGCAGGACGTCCTGCGGGTCGAGGTCCTCGCGCTCGCCCGGCACGTGCCCTCGCGGCTGCGGCTGACCGTCGTCCCCGACCCCGCGCACGCCGACCCCGGCACCGCCCGCACCACCCCGGAGGACGCCCGATGA